A single window of Nicotiana tomentosiformis chromosome 1, ASM39032v3, whole genome shotgun sequence DNA harbors:
- the LOC104084522 gene encoding uncharacterized protein isoform X1, which produces MDRSDTSGFVSGGDVELTRSDTTLRLDCFGYGGNEFIRFGGSGTSSRSHVMQQNAVDDGFKLVLGLGPTPTMFSDDYYPGGANKNKGFTALLNQGLSSEGDSILKLGLSGSTDEISNALDFSAITQSTAGAPHHLDQLSSGGNRPAIPVLDEGSTTAKKSGGYMPSLLLAPRIENNQLSFQNKELLELGAKSHFHLPELSSEPSCISDYSMSTMSEPTTMATSSRKTTNPKRCKFPGCPKGARGATGLCIGHGGGQRCQKPGCNKGAESRTAYCKAHGGGKRCDHLGCTKSAEGKTDYCIAHGGGRRCSFTGGCTRAARGRSGLCIKHGGGKRCSVEGCTRSAEGKVGLCISHGGGRRCQYPSCAKGAQGSTLYCKAHGGGKRCIFAGCTKGAEGSTPLCKAHGGGKRCLFDGGGICPKSVHGGTNFCVAHGGGKRCAVPGCTKSARGRTDCCVKHGGGKRCKFENCGKSAQGSTDFCKAHGGGKRCSWGEGKCEKFARGRGGLCAAHSSLLHGRNANKGGMIGPGLFHGLVPAASPVKTTFEKNNRSSSMVSMVSDSVHSLGKPAERQQLIPPQVLVPLSMKALSTCSNPLTSEKQDDRSTDLGIGRSNTNNNFEFVVPEGRVHGGGLMSLLGGNLKNAIM; this is translated from the exons ATGGATCGATCAGACACATCAGGGTTTGTGAGTGGAGGAG ATGTCGAGCTCACACGGAGTGATACAACATTAAGATTGGATTGCTTTGGTTATGGAGGAAATGAGTTTATCAGATTTGGAGGCAGTGGAACCAGCAGTAGAAGCCATGTTATGCAACAGAATGCTGTTGATGATGGGTTTAAATTGGTACTTGGTTTGGGCCCAACACCTACAATGTTTTCCGACGATTATTACCCTGGTGGAGCTAATAAAAATAAAGGGTTTACAGCCTTGCTGAATCAGGGGCTATCATCTGAGGGTGATTCAATCCTCAAACTTGGCCTCTCTGGGAGTACTGATGAAATTTCCAATGCACTTGATTTTTCTGCTATCACTCAGAGTACTGCTGGTGCACCTCATCATCTCGATCAGCTATCTTCGGGTGGAAATAGACCAGCGATCCCTGTCCTGGATGAAGGTTCTACAACGGCCAAGAAGTCGGGTGGATACATGCCTTCACTTCTTCTTGCTCCAAGAATTGAAAACAACCAACTATCCTTCCAAAACAAGGAACTTTTGGAGCTGGGTGCAAAATCGCATTTCCATCTCCCTGAGCTGAGCTCTGAACCTTCTTGTATCTCTGATTACTCAATGAGTACCATGTCCGAACCAACGACAATGGCTACATCCTCACGCAAGACAACCAATCCCAAGAGATGCAAGTTTCCGGGGTGTCCCAAAGGAGCTCGAGGAGCAACAGGTCTTTGCATTGGACATGGCGGAGGACAGAGATGCCAAAAACCTGGATGCAACAAAGGTGCTGAGAGTAGGACCGCCTACTGTAAGGCCCATGGAGGAGGGAAGAGGTGTGATCACCTGGGATGCACTAAAAGTGCAGAAGGTAAGACCGATTACTGCATAGCACATGGCGGTGGGAGGCGCTGTAGTTTTACTGGAGGTTGCACCAGAGCAGCACGTGGCAGGTCAGGCCTTTGCATCAAGCACGGTGGGGGGAAGCGGTGCAGTGTGGAAGGATGCACTCGTAGTGCCGAGGGGAAAGTTGGCTTGTGCATTTCCCATGGTGGTGGACGCCGTTGCCAATACCCTAGTTGTGCAAAGGGCGCACAGGGAAGCACTTTGTACTGCAAAGCACATGGTGGTGGAAAGCGTTGCATATTTGCTGGCTGCACCAAAGGAGCCGAAGGGAGTACGCCTCTTTGCAAAGCACATGGTGGCGGAAAACGGTGTCTCTTTGATGGTGGTGGGATATGCCCCAAAAGTGTACATGGAGGCACGAATTTCTGTGTTGCACATGGTGGTGGGAAGAGGTGTGCTGTTCCAGGATGCACTAAGAGTGCTCGAGGGCGTACAGATTGTTGTGTTAAGCACGGAGGAGGGAAACGTTgcaagtttgaaaactgtggaAAGAGTGCTCAAGGTAGTACTGACTTTTGCAAGGCTCATGGTGGTGGTAAGCGTTGCAGCTGGGGAGAGGGGAAATGTGAGAAGTTTGCTAGGGGAAGAGGAGGGCTATGTGCTGCTCACAGCAGCTTGTTACATGGGAGGAATGCAAATAAAGGAGGCATGATTGGACCAGGACTTTTCCATGGACTGGTCCCTGCTGCCTCCCCCGTGAAGACCACTTTTGAGAAGAACAATCGTTCCTCTTCTATGGTGAGCATGGTCTCAGATTCAGTTCATTCACTCGGGAAGCCAGCTGAAAGGCAGCAACTTATACCACCACAAGTATTGGTTCCCTTGTCAATGAAGGCCTTATCAACTTGTTCTAACCCCTTAACTTCAGAGAAGCAGGACGATAGAAGCACCGACCTTGGGATTGGAAGAAGCAACACAAACAACAACTTTGAGTTTGTTGTCCCAGAGGGCAGAGTTCATGGTGGTGGCCTAATGTCATTGCTTGGGGGAAATTTGAAAAATGCAATAATGTGA
- the LOC104084522 gene encoding uncharacterized protein isoform X2 translates to MCLVPDVELTRSDTTLRLDCFGYGGNEFIRFGGSGTSSRSHVMQQNAVDDGFKLVLGLGPTPTMFSDDYYPGGANKNKGFTALLNQGLSSEGDSILKLGLSGSTDEISNALDFSAITQSTAGAPHHLDQLSSGGNRPAIPVLDEGSTTAKKSGGYMPSLLLAPRIENNQLSFQNKELLELGAKSHFHLPELSSEPSCISDYSMSTMSEPTTMATSSRKTTNPKRCKFPGCPKGARGATGLCIGHGGGQRCQKPGCNKGAESRTAYCKAHGGGKRCDHLGCTKSAEGKTDYCIAHGGGRRCSFTGGCTRAARGRSGLCIKHGGGKRCSVEGCTRSAEGKVGLCISHGGGRRCQYPSCAKGAQGSTLYCKAHGGGKRCIFAGCTKGAEGSTPLCKAHGGGKRCLFDGGGICPKSVHGGTNFCVAHGGGKRCAVPGCTKSARGRTDCCVKHGGGKRCKFENCGKSAQGSTDFCKAHGGGKRCSWGEGKCEKFARGRGGLCAAHSSLLHGRNANKGGMIGPGLFHGLVPAASPVKTTFEKNNRSSSMVSMVSDSVHSLGKPAERQQLIPPQVLVPLSMKALSTCSNPLTSEKQDDRSTDLGIGRSNTNNNFEFVVPEGRVHGGGLMSLLGGNLKNAIM, encoded by the coding sequence ATGTGCCTTGTTCCAGATGTCGAGCTCACACGGAGTGATACAACATTAAGATTGGATTGCTTTGGTTATGGAGGAAATGAGTTTATCAGATTTGGAGGCAGTGGAACCAGCAGTAGAAGCCATGTTATGCAACAGAATGCTGTTGATGATGGGTTTAAATTGGTACTTGGTTTGGGCCCAACACCTACAATGTTTTCCGACGATTATTACCCTGGTGGAGCTAATAAAAATAAAGGGTTTACAGCCTTGCTGAATCAGGGGCTATCATCTGAGGGTGATTCAATCCTCAAACTTGGCCTCTCTGGGAGTACTGATGAAATTTCCAATGCACTTGATTTTTCTGCTATCACTCAGAGTACTGCTGGTGCACCTCATCATCTCGATCAGCTATCTTCGGGTGGAAATAGACCAGCGATCCCTGTCCTGGATGAAGGTTCTACAACGGCCAAGAAGTCGGGTGGATACATGCCTTCACTTCTTCTTGCTCCAAGAATTGAAAACAACCAACTATCCTTCCAAAACAAGGAACTTTTGGAGCTGGGTGCAAAATCGCATTTCCATCTCCCTGAGCTGAGCTCTGAACCTTCTTGTATCTCTGATTACTCAATGAGTACCATGTCCGAACCAACGACAATGGCTACATCCTCACGCAAGACAACCAATCCCAAGAGATGCAAGTTTCCGGGGTGTCCCAAAGGAGCTCGAGGAGCAACAGGTCTTTGCATTGGACATGGCGGAGGACAGAGATGCCAAAAACCTGGATGCAACAAAGGTGCTGAGAGTAGGACCGCCTACTGTAAGGCCCATGGAGGAGGGAAGAGGTGTGATCACCTGGGATGCACTAAAAGTGCAGAAGGTAAGACCGATTACTGCATAGCACATGGCGGTGGGAGGCGCTGTAGTTTTACTGGAGGTTGCACCAGAGCAGCACGTGGCAGGTCAGGCCTTTGCATCAAGCACGGTGGGGGGAAGCGGTGCAGTGTGGAAGGATGCACTCGTAGTGCCGAGGGGAAAGTTGGCTTGTGCATTTCCCATGGTGGTGGACGCCGTTGCCAATACCCTAGTTGTGCAAAGGGCGCACAGGGAAGCACTTTGTACTGCAAAGCACATGGTGGTGGAAAGCGTTGCATATTTGCTGGCTGCACCAAAGGAGCCGAAGGGAGTACGCCTCTTTGCAAAGCACATGGTGGCGGAAAACGGTGTCTCTTTGATGGTGGTGGGATATGCCCCAAAAGTGTACATGGAGGCACGAATTTCTGTGTTGCACATGGTGGTGGGAAGAGGTGTGCTGTTCCAGGATGCACTAAGAGTGCTCGAGGGCGTACAGATTGTTGTGTTAAGCACGGAGGAGGGAAACGTTgcaagtttgaaaactgtggaAAGAGTGCTCAAGGTAGTACTGACTTTTGCAAGGCTCATGGTGGTGGTAAGCGTTGCAGCTGGGGAGAGGGGAAATGTGAGAAGTTTGCTAGGGGAAGAGGAGGGCTATGTGCTGCTCACAGCAGCTTGTTACATGGGAGGAATGCAAATAAAGGAGGCATGATTGGACCAGGACTTTTCCATGGACTGGTCCCTGCTGCCTCCCCCGTGAAGACCACTTTTGAGAAGAACAATCGTTCCTCTTCTATGGTGAGCATGGTCTCAGATTCAGTTCATTCACTCGGGAAGCCAGCTGAAAGGCAGCAACTTATACCACCACAAGTATTGGTTCCCTTGTCAATGAAGGCCTTATCAACTTGTTCTAACCCCTTAACTTCAGAGAAGCAGGACGATAGAAGCACCGACCTTGGGATTGGAAGAAGCAACACAAACAACAACTTTGAGTTTGTTGTCCCAGAGGGCAGAGTTCATGGTGGTGGCCTAATGTCATTGCTTGGGGGAAATTTGAAAAATGCAATAATGTGA
- the LOC138901505 gene encoding uncharacterized protein: protein MVDFDVIIGTDWLSSCYAMLDCRAKIVRFQYPNEEVLEWKGSSASLVELKPPALQFVPVAREFPEVFPDDLTELPPERIIDFCIYLMPSTHPISIPPYRMAPVEINELREQLKDLINKGFIRPSVSP from the exons atggtggattttgatgtgatcatAGGTACGGATTGGTTGTCTTCCTGCTATGCCATGTTAGATTGTCGTGCCAAGATAGTCAGGTTCCAATATCCAAATGAAGAAGTCTTAGAGTGGAAGGGTAGTTCAGCATCGCTTgtag AATTAAAACCACCAGCTCTTCAGTTTGTGCCAGTTGCTAGAGAATTTCCAGAAGTTTTCCCAGATGACCTTACCGAACTTCCTCCTGAAAGAATCATAGACTTTTGCATTTATCTCATGCCAAGCACTCATCCCATATCTATACCTCCTTATAGGATGGCACCAGTAGAAATTAATGAGTTGAGAGAACAATTGAAAGACCTTATTAacaagggcttcatcaggccgagtgtttCACCGTAG
- the LOC138901559 gene encoding uncharacterized protein has protein sequence MASTWFETWEKEREEDDGPPTWEEFEEAFMANFILEEDREAKIIEFEQLKQGNKSVQEFYMEFISLAKHAPHMVKTEKTKIRRFVVGLAYHIKDTTTIAVVGMTAFSFVSDFAKHLEKDRQQRREEKEHNKKVQIADGFSGISSGGGRGSFNKGSLARTQSSH, from the coding sequence ATGGCTAGCACTTGGTTTGAGACGTGGGAAAAGGAAAGAGAAGAAGATGATGGTCCGCCTACTTGGGAAGAATTTGAAGAGGCCTTCATGGCTAATTTTATACTAGAAGAGGATAGGGAAGCTAAGATTATAGAGTTCGAGCAGCTCAAGCAAGGGAATAAAAGTGTGCAAGAGTTTTACATGGAATTCATAAGTTTGGCTAAGCATGCTCCTCACATGGTTAAGACAGAAAAAACAAAGATCCGCAGGTTTGTTGTCGGTTTGGCTTACCACATTAAGGATACGACAACAATTGCTGTAGTAGGAATGACAGCTTTCTCCTTTGTTTCGGATTTCGCCAAGCACTTAGAAAAAGACAGACAACAAAGGAGAGAAGAAAAGGAGCATAACAAGAAAGTGCAGATAGCGGACGGGTTTAGTGGTATATCCAGCGGAGGAGGAAGGGGTTCTTTCAATAAGGGGTCATTAGCAAGAACCCAGTCTAGTCATTAG